One Vitis riparia cultivar Riparia Gloire de Montpellier isolate 1030 chromosome 4, EGFV_Vit.rip_1.0, whole genome shotgun sequence genomic window carries:
- the LOC117912851 gene encoding uncharacterized protein LOC117912851 gives MASKLVQLQSKASQASQFVAKHGCAYYKQLMEQNKQYIQEPPTVEKCNLLSKQLFYTRLASIPGRYEAFWKELDCVKQLWKNRQEMKVEDAGIAALFGLECFAWFCAGEIVGRGFTFTGYYV, from the exons ATGGCTTCCAAACTGGTTCAACTGCAATCCAAGGCTTCCCAGGCCTCACAGTTCGTGGCCAAGCATGGATGTGCCTACTACAAGCAGCTGATGGAGCAAAATAAGCAGTACATCCAGGAGCCGCCGACTGTGGAGAAATGCAATCTTTTGTCAAAACAATTGTTCTACACTCGTCTTGCCAG TATTCCTGGACGCTATGAGGCCTTTTGGAAGGAACTTGATTGTGTCAAGCAACTGTGGAAGAACAGGCAGGAGATGAAGGTCGAGGATGCAGGCATTGCTGCTTTGTTTGGGCTGGAGTGCTTTGCCTGGTTTTGTGCTGGTGAGATTGTAGGACGAGGATTTACATTCACTGGCTACTACGTCTAA
- the LOC117912847 gene encoding far upstream element-binding protein 2 yields the protein MAEEVQYSSGTDATNKRKYEDQTTPSQPSTRRPTGFSAPISTPSPDSSHAPPSYNSVPPPADEIQLAKQRAQEIAARLFSNASNTEAKRPRVENGAGAGGFDSGDKGFSSVPSDVGQKPMISTPSAIPVSYGYQGTSKKIDIPNGRVGVIIGKGGETIKYLQLQSGAKIQVTRDMDADPNSPTRLVELMGTPDQIAKAEQLINDVLSEAEAGGSGIVSRRLTGQAGSEQFVMKVPNNKVGLIIGKGGETIKNMQARTGARIQVIPLHLPPGDTSMERTVQIDGTSEQIESAKQLVNEVISENRIRNPAMAGGYPQQGYQARPPSGWGAPPGAPPMQQPGYSYAQPGSYPGPSPQYNMSQPAYAGYSQPNATGWDQTAAPPSQQTTPGSGYDYYGQQQTQQQQQAHGGPSGPADNSGYNYNQPPASGYNQQGQGYPQDGYGGGYHAPAPQPGYGQPQPIPGYDQQQGYNSATGYGNVANPTQEGHTTSYGAQGETGQAPPSVQPSAIGQQGYNTQQPSPSPASYPPQGSNQPAYGMPPTSQTSFGSQAPAQSGYTTNYGPPQAQKAPANPPVYGQTQQSPSAQGGYAQPAPVQPGYPHSQQPPAQSGYAQTDSSTQRAAPSSYGTAAGQPGYGGPSAYSAPTVTQAGYGQQPPYSGSYGGGYSQPPMYAADATPTSQPAQQSGVAKTSPQS from the exons ATGGCTGAAGAAGTACAGTACTCGTCTGGTACGGACGCTACCAACAAGCGTAAGTACGAGGACCAAACGACGCCGTCTCAGCCATCCACTCGCCGCCCCACCGGCTTCTCGGCTCCGATCTCCACTCCCTCTCCAGACTCCTCTCACGCCCCGCCCTCATACAACAGTGTTCCGCCTCCCGCAGATGAGATCCAGCTCGCCAAGCAGCGCGCGCAGGAGATCGCTGCTCGCCTTTTCAGCAACGCCAGCAACACCGAAGCTAAGCGCCCTCGCGTCGAGAATGGTGCCGGTGCTGGTGGGTTTGATTCCGGTGATAAGGGGTTCAGCTCTGTTCCTTCTG ATGTTGGACAGAAGCCTATGATTTCGACTCCTTCGGCAATTCCAGTTTCTTATGGTTACCAGGGTACGAGCAAAAAGATTGATATACCGAATGGGAGGGTTGGTGTTATTATTGGGAAAGGTGGAGAGACTATCAAGTATCTTCAGCTTCAGTCTGGAGCTAAGATTCAGGTCACTAGGGATATGGATGCGGATCCTAATTCCCCAACCCGGTTGGTGGAGCTCATGGGTACTCCGGACCAAATTGCAAAGGCAGAGCAATTGATTAACGATGTTCTTTCTGAG GCTGAAGCAGGGGGGTCTGGCATAGTTTCTCGAAGGTTAACTGGTCAGGCTGGGTCTGAACAATTTGTGATGAAAGTACCAAATAACAAG GTTGGTCTGATAATTGGTAAAGGCGGTGAGACCATTAAAAATATGCAAGCCAGGACAGGAGCTCGTATTCAG GTGATACCTTTGCATCTCCCCCCTGGTGATACATCAATGGAGAGAACTGTACAAATAGATGGCACCAGTGAACAGATTGAGTCTGCTAAACAGTTGGTCAATGAAGTCATCAGTGAG AATCGTATCAGAAATCCAGCAATGGCTGGAGGATATCCTCAGCAAGGCTACCAAGCCCGACCTCCATCGGGCTGGGGTGCCCCTCCTGGTGCTCCTCCAATGCAGCAACCTGGTTATAGCTATGCGCAGCCTGGATCCTATCCTGGTCCTTCACCCCAGTATAACATGTCTCAGCCAGCGTATGCCGGCTATTCTCAACCTAATGCCACTGGTTGGGACCAGACGGCTGCCCCACCAAGTCAGCAGACAACTCCAGGAAGTGGCTATGATTACTATGGCCAACAGCAGACTCAACAGCAGCAGCAAGCCCATGGTGGTCCTTCTGGTCCAGCTGATAACTCTGGTTACAATTACAATCAACCACCAGCTTCTGGATATAATCAACAGGGGCAAGGTTATCCTCAGGATGGCTATGGTGGTGGGTATCACGCACCTGCTCCTCAACCTGGCTATGGTCAGCCTCAGCCAATTCCAGGATATGATCAGCAGCAAGGTTATAATTCTGCAACTGGTTATGGTAATGTGGCCAACCCAACACAAGAGGGGCACACTACCTCCTATGGAGCTCAAGGGGAGACTGGTCAAGCACCACCTTCTGTCCAGCCCTCTGCAATTGGTCAGCAAGGATACAACACTCAGCAGCCTAGTCCAAGCCCTGCAAGTTATCCGCCTCAAGGATCTAATCAGCCAGCGTATGGGATGCCCCCAACTTCCCAAACTAGTTTTGGGAGTCAAGCACCAGCCCAGTCTGGCTATACCACCAACTATGGACCACCACAGGCTCAGAAGGCACCAGCCAATCCACCAGTTTATGGACAAACCCAACAGTCCCCCAGTGCCCAGGGAGGCTATGCCCAGCCTGCTCCTGTGCAGCCTGGTTATCCCCATTCTCAGCAGCCGCCTGCTCAGTCTGGGTATGCTCAAACCGATTCCAGTACCCAGCGAGCCGCACCGTCCAGTTATGGAACAGCAGCTGGTCAGCCAGGGTATGGAGGACCTTCAGCTTACAGTGCACCAACAGTGACTCAGGCAGGTTATGGGCAGCAGCCCCCATACAGTGGCTCATATGGTGGCGGTTATTCACAGCCTCCAATGTATGCTGCGGATGCAACTCCAACTTCTCAGCCTGCACAACAGAGTGGGGTTGCCAAAACATCGCCCCAGAGCTGA